Part of the Cryptococcus neoformans var. grubii H99 chromosome 2, complete sequence genome is shown below.
CATCTCTGCCGATGCCACTGGGGGCCCTGTCGCAGATGGCGAATCTACCGATGTGGCTACTGTTAGTAACAATGGTGCCAATTCTACTGTGTTAGAAACTCTTGCCGTCGCCACTGCCTCTTCTGCCGTTACTGCTGCGAGCGGCGCCtctgaaaaggaggaaacTGCAGCGGCATCCGTAACCGGGTCTGCCTTTTCTAGCGAAGGAAGTGGAACGGCTTCAGGCATTGACTCTATTGCAAGTGGCATGGGCAACTCTTCAAGTAACTCGACAGACTCAAGTGGGGCCCTCCAGGTTGCTGGACTGCCTGCTGGCTTTGAATGGGTGATTGGAAGTGGGGCCATGGTTGTTGGGGCCCTCGGCGCGGGCGTTGCCACTCTCTTCTGATTATGGAATTGAGAGAGAACCAGTATGAAGAATATTTGCCGAATGCGAAAATAGAACACAAAAGGTAGCAGGCTTGGGTACGGACAATTTATCTAGATGCGAAGATGAGTTAGTAGCTATGTCTTGTGACCTGTGTATATGGACTAATCTTCAGCCAAACAATCTCTTTGTTGACACTCCATCTGTTACCTTTTAGTAGAACTAAAATCTCAAGCGCGTTAAATTCATGCAAATAAACATATTAGAACATTTCTGTATATTTCTTAGTGCAAGAGTACCTATGAAGACAAAATCAGCACGTTTACATGTAAAGGCCTGAAATCGACACAACACAACAACTCACCATTCCCAATCAAAGTTATTGGCTTGATCACACCAACAGTTACCCCTGGTATGAGCGTCACCTTGAGGGCAATGCTACGATGATTGTCAGGAGCAACTTCACGACTAGTCCAGAGAGAATTTCCTTACCTGGAACGGTTCGTGCCTGTAGCCAATGTCATCAAAGAAATGGATCTGCTCCTTCTTAGCGAAGAGTGCGGCACCGATTGAGTGCACGGGCGCATCTCCCCACCGCTCGTAATAGAATCCACCCTTCTTGTCAAGGAAATCAAAGAACTCCATGTAAGGCTGAGATCGCCAGAAGTTAAGGTCCCCAATCTCAAAGTTGGACCAGACTTTGGCAATGATCAATCACACATTACATTGAAGTGATAGATACATTCAGACTCACAGTGGCACTTGTTGTAGGTCTCACCGCCGTCATCGCTTAGGAATTGCATTGCATTGCCTTCAGGAAGATAATCGGGATGTTCTCCGATGAATTCTTCATTTCTCGTATCAGCAACTGTCAGATTTCGCGTTATATTACCTTACCTTTGACGGCATCCCAGAGAGTGGGAATGGTCTCGATGTACTCGAACAGGGAAAGGGTGAAGCCATACACCTTATTCTGATCCTGCATGACAAGGAAGGGGTCGTAGGCTAGCCGTAGCGCGATGATATTAGCAAAGACAAGTTTAACGTAAGAGCTCTTTGACTTACCGAGATCACAAAAGAACTTGACAGAGGGCTCGATTCGCCAGTAGTAATCATAATTGGCGAGAAGGGGgtgtcggaagaagaactgaTGAGCTGTTAGTCTCTTCATCGAAGCTTCACATGATCGTACGTACGCCAGAGTTGAATCGGCACATGTTTCGGTAAGGGACAGAGTGGCCGTAAATGACCTTTTTCCTTATCATTTCCTCTCGAGCCTTGCTAGCCTTGTCTTCATCGATCCTACGATGAAAATCATCAATAGAGGTTCCAACAATGGGAAACATCATATCCGTCTTACCATTCAGGCTGGTACCAATGTTCGGGATCAATCTTGCCGTAGTAACATTTGGCTTTGGTCATTGATTGAGTGTACCGCTTGAACTCGTCAGAGAAGTCCTAAAATTATTGATTCAGCCGATTGTCCCCATTCCGACCAAAATACGATATTTACCTCCTCGTTCAAAAAAACATAATCATATTTAGCCCAGTGATTGAATCGATCCTCCATCTGTCGCATAGAGTCGAGGAACGGCCACAAATCCGAATTCCGGGCTAAGCAGCGATTCATAATTAAATATTGTGCGAGACAACCTTTTACAAGCATGGCTGCGAGGTACTCACCCAAAACGACGAAGACCGCGTTggcttttcttcttccctccaaagCGGCCTCATTTTCTGCCAGATCGCCAACGACTGGAGGGATGGCGGAATTGGGAGGTGGTTGGCCCTCACGCCACCCGTCTTGTTGAGGCAAAAGATTCAAGATTGAGGTTTTCTCTCGGTAAGTAGGGTGAACGGATAGGAGGAcgtggaggaggaactgTAGGGGACATCAACGCCTGATTTCACTAGATGATGGATAGCTGAGGACTGACGACTAATCCTCCAGCCATGGCGATATATTTCCAGCGAGGAATCATCATCTTGGCCAAAGACTTGGAGATGGAGCCGCTTGCCGGGGTAGCTctggggatgggaggggGACGAGAAAAGCAAAAAGTAGAGTAATTAAGTGAGGGGAACGGTGGGGAGAAAGCGGAGATGGAGCAGAGCGACTATGCTCGTCCTACCGCGGCGAAGTGCGAAGATGCGCCGccgcagaagaagaagaatccAG
Proteins encoded:
- a CDS encoding alpha 1,2-mannosyltransferase, giving the protein MMIPRWKYIAMAGGLVFLLHVLLSVHPTYREKTSILNLLPQQDGWREGQPPPNSAIPPVVGDLAENEAALEGRRKANAVFVVLARNSDLWPFLDSMRQMEDRFNHWAKYDYVFLNEEDFSDEFKRYTQSMTKAKCYYGKIDPEHWYQPEWIDEDKASKAREEMIRKKVIYGHSVPYRNMCRFNSGFFFRHPLLANYDYYWRIEPSVKFFCDLAYDPFLVMQDQNKVYGFTLSLFEYIETIPTLWDAVKEFIGEHPDYLPEGNAMQFLSDDGGETYNKCHFWSNFEIGDLNFWRSQPYMEFFDFLDKKGGFYYERWGDAPVHSIGAALFAKKEQIHFFDDIGYRHEPFQHCPQGDAHTRGNCWCDQANNFDWEWYSCTKKYTEMF